One region of Duncaniella freteri genomic DNA includes:
- the mgtE gene encoding magnesium transporter, with amino-acid sequence MKDFTPEYIHHLQKIIEDHADDAARDELKDLHPAEIAELYHELDIDEAEYLYLLLDEETQADVLMELDEDERQQLLSKMDAEDIAKQIEHLDTDDAVDVIQELDEEEREKILSHIDDVEQAGDIIDLLKYDEDTAGGLMGTEMIVVNENWSMPECIRQMRMQAEDMDEVYYVYVVDNDDRLKGTLPLKKLITHPSVSKIKHVMEDDPVAVKADTPIDEVALDFEKYDLVAMPVVDSIGRLLGRITVDDVMDQVRDSNERDYQLASGLTHDVESDDKLFAQTKARLPWLLIGMIGGLCNSFILGKFEGGFVVDPTLALFIPLIGGTGGNVGTQSSAIVVQGLANGSLDIKKSTQQLLKELGVGLLNGGIIALLVFIYNYFTIGHGHEVTTFAVSISLFCVVMFASVFGTFVPLTLEKLKIDPALATGPFISITNDIIGMLIYMSISSWLIIALH; translated from the coding sequence ATGAAAGATTTTACCCCCGAATACATCCATCATCTGCAAAAAATCATCGAGGACCATGCCGACGATGCAGCCCGCGATGAGCTGAAGGACCTACACCCGGCTGAGATCGCCGAGCTTTACCATGAGCTCGACATTGACGAGGCCGAATACCTGTACCTGCTGCTCGACGAAGAGACTCAGGCTGACGTGCTCATGGAACTTGACGAGGACGAACGCCAGCAGCTCCTGAGCAAGATGGATGCCGAGGACATAGCCAAGCAGATCGAGCACCTCGACACCGACGATGCCGTTGACGTGATACAGGAGCTTGACGAGGAGGAACGCGAAAAAATCCTCAGCCACATTGACGATGTGGAGCAGGCAGGCGATATCATAGACCTGCTGAAGTACGACGAGGACACCGCTGGCGGACTCATGGGCACCGAAATGATCGTGGTCAACGAGAACTGGAGCATGCCCGAATGCATCAGGCAGATGAGAATGCAGGCCGAGGACATGGACGAGGTATACTACGTCTATGTTGTCGACAACGATGACCGCCTCAAGGGCACTCTTCCGCTAAAGAAACTGATCACCCACCCATCAGTATCGAAAATAAAACATGTCATGGAGGATGATCCTGTGGCAGTCAAAGCCGACACCCCCATCGACGAAGTGGCACTTGACTTTGAAAAATACGACCTTGTGGCAATGCCTGTGGTCGACTCCATCGGTAGACTGCTGGGACGCATCACAGTCGATGACGTGATGGACCAGGTGCGTGACTCTAACGAACGAGACTACCAGTTGGCATCAGGTCTTACCCATGATGTGGAGAGCGACGACAAACTATTTGCCCAGACCAAAGCCCGGCTTCCGTGGCTGCTGATCGGAATGATCGGAGGACTGTGCAACTCGTTTATTCTCGGTAAATTTGAGGGTGGTTTCGTAGTTGACCCCACGCTTGCCCTGTTCATACCTCTTATCGGAGGCACAGGAGGAAACGTCGGCACACAATCATCAGCGATAGTCGTACAGGGCCTTGCCAATGGCTCACTTGACATCAAGAAATCCACTCAGCAACTGCTGAAAGAACTTGGCGTGGGACTGCTCAACGGCGGCATAATAGCACTGTTGGTGTTCATATACAACTATTTCACCATAGGTCACGGTCACGAAGTGACCACGTTTGCCGTATCCATATCACTGTTCTGCGTGGTAATGTTCGCATCGGTATTCGGGACATTCGTGCCGCTGACACTCGAAAAACTCAAGATCGACCCCGCACTTGCCACCGGTCCGTTCATCTCCATCACCAACGACATTATCGGAATGCTGATCTACATGAGCATCTCGTCATGGCTTATCATAGCATTGCACTGA
- a CDS encoding fimbrillin family protein, translated as MTVLLLGSCTQEENSPDTPQTGIGFSAVAPKASRAASTTTASLQKFIVYAYTESSILMDGVTVSREGGSWTYSPTVYWPGTAVNFYAISPDIRSDVPENTDGSHTIRGMSYGSTDLIYAVSLNQHERPTPVNLLFRHAMSKVAVMLSSTNSKYNIKVYHVLLKNIFLKGDFSLPDESTNNATAEGIWNNLNLKSDAMIFYDHGTSISLTSTPIDVTSGNLEASFFVPQPLDAFNFTNSGQFSGGYIQVDCEIIDKATGNKIWPSEYTPEYLLVEDSPCGKMLFPLLSGDVNTWNQGYSYIYNIIINNSYVLDTIEFQPGVVDFTEEQPY; from the coding sequence ATGACAGTTCTTCTCCTTGGCTCCTGTACCCAGGAAGAGAACAGCCCTGACACTCCACAGACAGGTATAGGATTTTCGGCTGTAGCACCCAAGGCGTCACGTGCAGCCTCAACGACAACCGCATCACTTCAGAAATTCATTGTCTACGCCTACACTGAATCATCCATACTGATGGATGGGGTTACGGTGAGCCGTGAAGGCGGCTCATGGACCTACTCTCCTACTGTGTATTGGCCCGGGACCGCTGTCAATTTCTATGCCATAAGTCCTGATATCCGCAGCGATGTGCCTGAAAACACTGACGGCAGCCACACTATACGAGGGATGTCGTACGGCAGCACCGACCTCATATATGCAGTGAGCCTCAATCAGCATGAACGCCCAACACCTGTCAACCTACTGTTCAGGCATGCTATGAGCAAAGTGGCAGTGATGCTTTCAAGCACAAACAGCAAATATAACATAAAAGTCTATCATGTATTGCTGAAAAATATTTTCCTCAAGGGTGACTTCTCTCTTCCGGATGAGTCAACGAACAATGCCACAGCGGAAGGCATATGGAATAATCTGAATCTGAAATCGGACGCAATGATTTTTTACGATCACGGCACCTCCATATCATTGACTTCCACACCCATCGACGTTACCAGCGGCAATCTTGAAGCTTCATTCTTTGTGCCACAGCCACTTGATGCATTCAATTTCACCAACAGCGGACAATTCTCCGGTGGATATATACAGGTGGACTGCGAGATCATAGATAAGGCCACCGGCAATAAGATATGGCCCAGTGAATACACCCCTGAGTACCTACTTGTGGAAGACAGCCCATGCGGAAAGATGCTGTTCCCACTCTTGTCCGGAGATGTAAATACATGGAATCAGGGCTACTCATACATCTACAATATAATCATAAACAACTCCTACGTCCTTGACACCATTGAGTTCCAGCCAGGTGTAGTCGATTTCACAGAAGAGCAGCCTTACTGA
- a CDS encoding DUF4294 domain-containing protein: MPAIFRHIIPCILCLLTLIPSFGQSPVGNDVPSAEEIEAGGGRKRALQGYYLFPGEDGEDCLMLVLSDVTVFPPMKKFKNKKEEEFYWKTVRDVRKTLPYAKLICETLIETYEYIETFPTQKEREDHLKKMESAVFEQYKPVLKKFTKSQAQMLIKLINRETNQSSYNILKAFLGSFRAGFWQTFGRVFGVNLRTSYKPDKDRKDAIIERVATLIEQGQL, encoded by the coding sequence ATGCCAGCTATATTTCGACATATTATCCCCTGCATTCTATGCCTGTTGACTCTAATCCCCTCTTTCGGTCAGTCACCCGTGGGCAATGATGTGCCTTCGGCTGAGGAAATAGAGGCTGGAGGCGGGCGGAAACGTGCCCTTCAGGGATACTATCTCTTCCCTGGAGAAGATGGAGAGGACTGCCTGATGCTTGTGCTGTCGGATGTCACAGTGTTCCCTCCCATGAAGAAATTCAAGAATAAGAAAGAGGAGGAATTCTACTGGAAAACCGTACGCGATGTACGCAAGACTCTTCCATATGCCAAACTCATTTGCGAGACACTAATCGAGACCTACGAGTACATCGAAACATTCCCTACACAAAAAGAGCGGGAGGACCACCTGAAAAAGATGGAGAGTGCCGTGTTTGAGCAATACAAACCGGTGCTCAAGAAATTCACCAAGTCACAGGCACAGATGCTAATAAAGCTAATCAACCGCGAGACCAACCAGTCAAGCTACAATATACTGAAAGCATTCCTCGGATCATTCCGGGCTGGATTCTGGCAGACGTTCGGCAGAGTGTTCGGCGTGAACCTCCGCACAAGCTACAAACCTGATAAAGACCGCAAAGACGCCATAATCGAGCGCGTAGCCACACTCATAGAGCAAGGACAGCTATAA
- a CDS encoding DUF5119 domain-containing protein translates to MALFKRAYLLLLASALALPETSCIFDDLEPCEDANIGFSITNNWGTDTSADPEGMAYLFFYDSGCEPWRFDFPGKEAGRISLPEGSYSFIMFNDDTASIDFVSDENEHIFATTKNVTIGFDPHIGELRASPDMMWADASILVKLDPNCLEYTTSEYAKKIDLIHNADMNMITNPQQIVARYTLLINHIENLSGVACMKGLLSGMASGINLNTNTHSEKAVSIPFDLSVSADSAVCSEFLTFGLPGSPASEPNDILLFFKLSDGNIIKYDFDKTEEIRNASDPLNVKLTIDSIHLPYAPPIEGNSGFAPSVSGWTTVIVNY, encoded by the coding sequence ATGGCTTTGTTCAAACGTGCATACCTCTTACTCTTAGCTTCGGCACTCGCTCTGCCGGAGACATCCTGCATATTCGATGACCTGGAGCCATGTGAGGACGCAAATATAGGATTCTCAATCACCAACAACTGGGGTACTGACACATCAGCCGACCCGGAAGGCATGGCATATCTGTTTTTTTACGATAGCGGATGCGAGCCATGGCGTTTTGATTTCCCCGGCAAAGAGGCAGGAAGAATCTCCCTTCCGGAAGGGAGCTACAGCTTCATAATGTTCAATGACGATACGGCATCGATAGATTTTGTCAGCGATGAAAATGAACATATATTCGCGACTACCAAGAATGTGACAATAGGGTTTGATCCACATATCGGCGAGCTGAGAGCATCGCCTGACATGATGTGGGCTGACGCAAGCATACTCGTCAAACTCGACCCAAATTGTCTGGAATACACAACATCCGAATATGCCAAGAAAATAGATCTCATCCATAACGCCGACATGAACATGATCACTAATCCCCAGCAGATTGTAGCCCGCTACACGCTACTGATCAACCACATTGAAAACCTAAGCGGCGTAGCATGCATGAAAGGTCTGCTGTCAGGAATGGCATCGGGAATCAATCTCAACACCAACACCCATTCAGAAAAGGCAGTGAGCATACCTTTTGATCTGTCCGTGTCTGCCGACTCAGCAGTCTGTTCCGAGTTCCTGACCTTCGGACTTCCCGGATCACCTGCCAGTGAGCCCAATGACATACTCCTGTTCTTTAAACTTTCGGACGGCAATATTATAAAATACGATTTTGATAAGACGGAAGAGATCCGCAATGCATCCGACCCTCTTAACGTAAAACTTACTATCGACTCTATACATCTCCCCTACGCACCACCCATTGAAGGCAACAGCGGATTTGCTCCAAGCGTATCTGGATGGACTACGGTGATTGTGAACTATTAG
- a CDS encoding pectinesterase family protein: MKKFKSAIFLMLCPLVMFGASGVKLIPAPGATNVNIDTRLSMIFDMPPSVGDAGVVRIHDAATGAVVDSLDLSIPAGPTESTKLPKPPYTLTPYLYDGPRRTNADTEPGTPSGSAARAAGCYQLNIIGGFTDGFHFYPVIVTGNKAEIYPHNNLLQYGREYYVTIDPGVVKSADGKFRGILKSDGWRFSTKPASPSSEQRDIIVAADGSGDFNTVQGAMDFIPDNNQEPYRVYVRNGDYEELVYFRNKRGVTIEGESREGVYIHYPNNEVFNPHPDDVSTNEWSGTFPSRRAPFMADNCTDMILKNFTVATTCRGQAEGLLLMGERNTVKDVTIIGDGDALQVNGSTYFENCRIEGGGDTVLGRGPAFFKGCTLTSRGPFAWIRNGSANHGNVFVDCTFIGEDGHLPCLARTNGTYPHCEMVLIDCRLQGISPEGWGGLERGPYDYVRYWEYNSTNLSDGKPADVSRRASGSRQLSLPADSAVIRAYRNPRWVLGWK, encoded by the coding sequence ATGAAAAAATTTAAGTCAGCCATTTTTCTTATGCTGTGTCCTCTTGTTATGTTTGGTGCATCGGGTGTAAAGCTTATCCCGGCTCCAGGAGCAACGAATGTCAATATCGACACACGTCTGTCAATGATTTTTGATATGCCACCATCGGTGGGTGATGCAGGTGTAGTTCGTATTCACGATGCCGCTACAGGAGCAGTGGTCGATTCGCTTGACCTTTCCATTCCTGCCGGACCAACCGAGTCAACCAAGCTTCCAAAACCGCCATATACACTTACTCCTTATCTTTACGACGGTCCGCGTCGCACAAATGCCGATACGGAGCCTGGCACTCCTTCAGGGTCGGCAGCCCGGGCTGCCGGATGTTATCAGTTGAACATTATAGGTGGATTTACCGACGGTTTTCATTTCTATCCTGTGATAGTCACAGGAAATAAGGCTGAGATATATCCGCACAATAATCTGCTTCAATACGGTAGGGAATATTATGTCACAATAGATCCCGGTGTTGTAAAGAGTGCGGATGGAAAGTTCAGAGGGATATTGAAAAGTGACGGATGGCGATTCTCCACCAAGCCTGCGTCTCCATCGTCTGAACAGCGTGATATCATCGTTGCTGCCGACGGTTCTGGTGATTTCAATACAGTGCAGGGGGCAATGGACTTTATTCCGGATAATAATCAGGAGCCTTATCGTGTGTATGTACGGAATGGAGATTATGAAGAGTTGGTGTATTTCCGGAATAAACGCGGTGTAACTATAGAAGGTGAATCCCGTGAAGGTGTGTATATACATTATCCTAACAATGAGGTGTTCAATCCTCATCCCGATGATGTTTCCACCAATGAATGGTCCGGTACATTCCCTTCACGCCGTGCTCCATTCATGGCTGATAATTGCACCGATATGATACTTAAGAATTTTACGGTCGCGACCACTTGCCGAGGTCAGGCTGAGGGGCTTCTGCTTATGGGGGAACGCAACACTGTAAAGGATGTCACCATCATCGGTGACGGAGATGCCTTACAGGTCAACGGATCTACCTATTTTGAGAATTGTCGCATCGAGGGGGGCGGTGACACCGTGTTAGGCCGTGGTCCGGCATTTTTCAAAGGATGTACTCTCACATCTCGCGGGCCGTTTGCGTGGATACGCAATGGCTCTGCTAACCACGGCAATGTATTTGTCGACTGTACATTTATCGGCGAAGATGGACACCTGCCTTGCCTTGCACGCACCAACGGTACATATCCGCATTGTGAAATGGTGCTGATAGATTGCCGGTTGCAGGGCATATCACCTGAAGGGTGGGGAGGCTTAGAGCGCGGTCCATACGACTATGTACGCTATTGGGAGTACAATTCCACCAATCTTTCTGATGGAAAACCGGCTGATGTGAGCCGTCGTGCTTCCGGGTCACGCCAGTTGAGCCTTCCGGCTGATTCTGCCGTGATACGTGCCTATCGTAATCCGCGTTGGGTGCTCGGATGGAAATGA
- a CDS encoding asparaginase, with translation MAHTPRILIIYTGGTIGMIENAETKALEPFDFSHLIDNVPKIKMLEYHIDNIQFTPIDSCDMGPEGWKEIAHAIEDNYDRYDGFVVLHGTDTMAYTASALSFMLAHLDKPVIITGSQLPIGEVRTDGEENLITALQIAAATDYNGDPMVQEVAILFENYLWRGNRSTKMSADNFNAFKSNNYPELAKIGLGIHFQEKALRRPNERRPLHVATNMDRGVITVDLHPGMSREALHHILNTPGIKGIVLRTYGAGNAPTATWFLEEIKNTVESGIVIVNVTQCVNGGVHSRRYVSGDRLARCGVISGHDMTSEAAITKLMYLFGLGLTPSAVAARFAVNLCGEVTL, from the coding sequence ATGGCACATACTCCTCGCATCCTCATCATCTATACAGGAGGCACCATCGGTATGATCGAGAACGCTGAGACAAAGGCTCTTGAGCCTTTCGACTTCTCGCACCTCATCGACAACGTTCCCAAAATCAAGATGCTTGAGTATCATATCGACAATATCCAGTTCACACCCATCGACTCATGTGACATGGGACCTGAAGGCTGGAAAGAGATAGCCCACGCAATTGAGGACAATTATGACCGTTACGACGGATTCGTAGTGCTCCACGGCACGGATACAATGGCCTACACTGCCTCGGCGTTGTCATTCATGCTCGCACATCTTGACAAGCCAGTCATAATCACAGGCTCCCAGTTACCTATAGGCGAGGTACGTACCGATGGTGAAGAGAATCTCATCACAGCTCTCCAGATTGCAGCCGCAACCGACTACAACGGAGACCCGATGGTACAGGAAGTGGCAATTCTGTTTGAGAACTATCTGTGGAGAGGCAATCGGTCCACCAAAATGAGTGCCGACAACTTCAATGCTTTCAAGAGCAATAATTATCCTGAACTCGCCAAGATCGGACTCGGTATACATTTCCAGGAAAAGGCATTGCGCAGGCCAAATGAACGTCGGCCTCTGCACGTTGCCACCAACATGGACAGGGGTGTGATCACGGTAGACCTTCATCCAGGGATGAGCAGAGAGGCACTTCACCATATCCTCAACACTCCGGGAATCAAGGGTATAGTGCTGCGCACATATGGTGCCGGCAATGCCCCGACAGCCACTTGGTTCCTTGAAGAGATCAAGAACACAGTGGAAAGCGGGATTGTGATAGTCAATGTAACCCAATGTGTCAACGGTGGTGTGCATTCCAGACGTTACGTGTCCGGCGATCGCCTTGCCAGATGCGGCGTCATTTCAGGACATGACATGACATCCGAAGCTGCCATCACTAAACTCATGTATCTATTCGGTCTCGGACTTACACCCTCGGCTGTCGCAGCACGCTTCGCTGTAAACCTATGCGGCGAAGTCACACTTTAG
- the metG gene encoding methionine--tRNA ligase: MEKNFKRTLITTALPYANGPVHIGHLAGVYVPADIYARFLRLKGEDVVMIGGSDEHGVPITLRARKEGVTSQEIVDRYHAIIKDSLEELGVSFDIYSRTTSRIHHDTASEFFRRLYDKGEFTVQTALQPYDEKGGEFLADRYVIGTCPKCGNERAYGDQCEACGSSLNVTDLINPCSALTGEPVKMRETTHWYLPLDRWENKLREWILDGHKEWKTNVYGQCKSWLDGGLQPRAVSRDLNWGVPVPVEGAEGKVLYVWFDAPIGYISNTKELMPDSWERYWKDPETRIINFIGKDNIVFHCIVFPAMLMAYGDNFQLPDNVPANEFLNLEGDKISTSRNWAVWLHEYLKDMPGKQDVLRYVLTANAPETKDNDFTWADFQARNNNELVAILGNFVNRALVLTHKFFGGVVPAAGELTDTDRQAIEDMKGAIKAETEALDTFHFREALKQAMEIARVGNRYLQETEPWRVVKTDMARTETILNVALQICANIAIAFEPFIPFTTARLAEMLHLNDMRWDKLGETDLVSIGTELGKPELLFEKIEDSTIQAQVQKLLDTKKANEIAAWKPEPQAEDVDFDTFCRSDLRVGTVLECTKVPKADKLLRFLIDDGMEKRTIVSGIAKYYNPEDLVGKQVCFIANLPVRKLKGIESQGMILSAENSDGSIVLLTPSAQVAPGSKIG, from the coding sequence ATGGAAAAGAATTTCAAGCGCACACTCATAACCACAGCTCTCCCCTATGCCAACGGACCTGTACATATCGGCCATCTTGCCGGAGTATATGTACCTGCCGATATATATGCACGTTTCCTGCGCCTCAAAGGCGAGGACGTTGTGATGATAGGCGGCAGTGACGAGCACGGAGTGCCCATCACTCTGCGTGCCCGCAAGGAAGGAGTCACCTCTCAGGAGATAGTGGACCGCTACCATGCCATCATCAAGGATTCACTGGAAGAGCTTGGAGTATCGTTTGACATCTATTCCCGCACCACATCGCGCATACATCATGACACTGCGTCGGAATTCTTCCGCCGTCTCTACGACAAGGGGGAATTCACTGTTCAGACCGCCCTACAGCCCTACGACGAGAAAGGCGGCGAATTTCTTGCTGACCGCTATGTGATAGGCACCTGCCCGAAATGCGGTAACGAGCGTGCATATGGCGACCAGTGCGAGGCTTGCGGGTCATCGCTGAATGTCACTGACCTGATCAATCCTTGTTCGGCACTCACAGGCGAACCGGTGAAGATGCGTGAGACAACCCATTGGTATCTGCCTCTCGACCGTTGGGAGAACAAGCTACGTGAATGGATACTCGACGGACATAAGGAATGGAAAACCAATGTGTACGGACAGTGCAAGTCATGGCTCGACGGAGGACTCCAGCCACGCGCTGTGAGCCGCGACCTAAACTGGGGTGTGCCTGTTCCGGTGGAAGGTGCCGAGGGCAAGGTGCTGTATGTGTGGTTCGATGCACCAATCGGATACATATCAAACACAAAAGAGCTCATGCCCGACAGCTGGGAACGCTACTGGAAAGACCCCGAGACACGTATCATAAACTTCATCGGCAAGGACAATATCGTGTTCCACTGCATCGTGTTCCCCGCCATGCTTATGGCTTACGGCGATAATTTCCAGCTCCCCGACAATGTTCCAGCCAACGAGTTCCTCAATCTTGAAGGCGACAAGATATCAACATCCCGAAACTGGGCTGTATGGCTCCACGAATACCTCAAGGATATGCCCGGCAAACAGGATGTGTTACGTTACGTACTCACTGCCAATGCACCCGAAACCAAGGACAACGACTTCACATGGGCTGACTTCCAGGCCCGCAACAATAATGAGCTTGTGGCGATCCTTGGCAACTTCGTCAACCGAGCACTTGTCCTCACACACAAATTCTTCGGAGGGGTAGTACCTGCCGCCGGAGAGCTTACCGACACTGATCGTCAGGCCATTGAGGATATGAAGGGAGCCATAAAGGCCGAGACCGAAGCCCTCGATACATTCCATTTCCGTGAAGCACTCAAGCAGGCGATGGAGATAGCCCGAGTAGGAAACAGATATCTCCAGGAGACAGAACCATGGCGCGTAGTGAAGACCGACATGGCTCGCACCGAGACCATCCTTAACGTAGCTTTGCAGATATGCGCCAACATTGCCATAGCCTTCGAGCCGTTCATCCCATTCACAACTGCCCGACTTGCTGAAATGCTTCATCTCAATGACATGAGATGGGATAAACTTGGAGAAACCGACCTCGTATCCATAGGCACCGAGCTCGGCAAACCCGAACTACTGTTTGAAAAGATCGAGGACTCCACCATCCAGGCTCAGGTGCAGAAACTGCTCGACACCAAGAAAGCCAATGAGATCGCAGCATGGAAACCTGAACCACAGGCCGAGGATGTGGATTTTGACACTTTCTGCCGCAGCGACCTGCGTGTGGGTACTGTGCTTGAATGCACAAAGGTACCAAAGGCCGACAAGCTTCTCCGCTTCCTCATCGATGACGGCATGGAGAAACGCACCATCGTCTCAGGCATTGCCAAATACTACAACCCCGAGGATCTTGTGGGCAAACAGGTGTGCTTCATAGCCAATCTTCCTGTTCGCAAACTCAAAGGCATTGAATCACAAGGCATGATCCTCTCCGCAGAAAACAGCGACGGCTCAATAGTGCTCCTCACCCCATCCGCTCAGGTTGCCCCCGGGTCAAAGATCGGATAA
- a CDS encoding DMT family transporter codes for METTRVSAKSNLWIYHIFACLSVTAWGLSFISTRVLLDNGLHPIEIYIYRSTIAYIALLSICHKRLIANNLKDELLFVLCGIVAGSVYFIAENVALEYTLVSNVSLITSLPPLLTVLLVGIVYKSDRPGKGAYIGSTIAFIGVGLVIFNSSFNMSINPLGDLLALLAAFCWAIYGLLLKPLNAHYDAKFITRKVFFYGVLTALPFLSIEAEIAPFEILLRPTVIYNLLFLGLICSLGAFLLWAYTVIKIGAVTASNYLYFQPIITLIFSVLILSEPLTIIGCAGCALILAGVWLSDYLQRLSWKGGHRP; via the coding sequence ATGGAAACAACACGCGTTTCCGCAAAGAGCAATCTTTGGATCTATCACATCTTCGCCTGCCTTTCTGTCACGGCATGGGGACTGTCTTTCATCTCCACACGAGTATTGCTCGACAACGGGCTTCATCCCATCGAAATCTACATCTACCGCTCTACCATCGCGTACATCGCTCTGCTCAGCATTTGCCACAAGCGTCTGATCGCCAACAATCTTAAAGACGAGTTGCTCTTCGTCCTATGCGGTATAGTTGCCGGCTCGGTCTATTTCATAGCCGAAAATGTCGCGCTTGAATATACCCTTGTGAGCAATGTGTCGCTCATCACCTCTCTGCCTCCGCTGCTCACAGTGTTGCTTGTGGGGATAGTCTATAAATCCGACCGTCCGGGCAAAGGTGCTTACATAGGATCGACAATAGCATTCATAGGTGTCGGGCTGGTGATATTCAACAGCAGTTTCAACATGAGCATCAATCCGTTGGGCGACTTACTTGCACTGCTCGCAGCCTTCTGTTGGGCCATATACGGACTCTTACTCAAACCGCTCAATGCCCACTACGATGCAAAATTCATAACACGCAAAGTATTCTTCTATGGTGTTCTCACCGCTCTGCCATTCCTGTCTATCGAAGCTGAGATAGCCCCTTTTGAGATACTGTTGCGCCCTACTGTCATCTACAATCTTCTGTTTCTCGGGCTCATATGCTCACTTGGCGCATTCCTCCTATGGGCATACACCGTAATTAAGATCGGAGCAGTCACAGCCTCCAACTACTTATATTTCCAGCCTATAATCACACTCATATTCTCAGTGCTCATCCTCAGCGAGCCCCTGACAATAATAGGGTGCGCAGGCTGTGCACTTATCCTTGCAGGAGTATGGCTTTCTGACTACCTGCAAAGACTGAGCTGGAAAGGGGGCCATAGACCTTAA
- the rsmA gene encoding 16S rRNA (adenine(1518)-N(6)/adenine(1519)-N(6))-dimethyltransferase RsmA, which yields MMKRDRNSHNSPRPRKMESAVKPKKALGQHFLIDESVAERIASTIDPWKGIPVLEVGPGMGVLTKYLLAKGHDVKVAEIDGESIEYLRYNFPELNGRILDADFLKIDLSALYPDGKNFGVIGNYPYNISSQIFFHVLDYKDQVTVCSGMLQREVAERLAAPEGTKARGILSVLLQAWYDVKYLFTVDENVFNPPPKVKSGVIIMTRNDVTSLGCDERLFKTIVKTSFGQRRKTLRNSLRGLFPAGVPLPDSPLLALRPEQLSVAQFIELTQLVSSAG from the coding sequence ATGATGAAAAGAGACCGCAACAGCCATAACAGCCCGCGTCCACGCAAAATGGAAAGTGCCGTAAAGCCAAAAAAAGCTTTAGGGCAGCACTTCCTTATAGACGAGTCTGTGGCTGAGCGGATTGCATCCACCATTGATCCATGGAAAGGGATTCCGGTTCTTGAAGTCGGTCCAGGCATGGGAGTGCTCACCAAGTACCTGCTCGCCAAAGGGCATGATGTCAAAGTAGCCGAGATCGACGGAGAGAGCATCGAATATCTGCGTTACAATTTCCCGGAACTTAACGGCAGAATCCTCGATGCCGATTTTCTTAAGATAGACCTTTCCGCCCTATATCCCGATGGGAAAAATTTCGGAGTGATAGGCAACTATCCCTACAACATATCCTCTCAGATATTTTTCCACGTCCTTGACTACAAGGATCAGGTGACAGTGTGCTCCGGAATGCTACAGCGGGAAGTCGCCGAAAGGCTTGCCGCACCCGAAGGCACCAAGGCACGCGGAATACTCAGCGTGCTGCTCCAGGCATGGTATGACGTGAAATACCTCTTCACTGTGGATGAAAACGTGTTCAATCCACCGCCAAAAGTCAAGAGCGGCGTAATCATCATGACCCGCAACGACGTGACATCGCTCGGGTGTGACGAACGTCTATTCAAGACAATCGTAAAAACATCATTCGGACAACGACGCAAGACACTCCGCAATTCACTGCGCGGGCTGTTCCCTGCCGGCGTACCGTTGCCCGACTCCCCATTGCTTGCTCTGCGCCCCGAACAATTGTCGGTGGCTCAGTTCATCGAGCTGACGCAACTCGTCTCGTCAGCCGGATAG